The following coding sequences lie in one Anoplolepis gracilipes chromosome 4, ASM4749672v1, whole genome shotgun sequence genomic window:
- the Rhogap1a gene encoding active breakpoint cluster region-related protein, whose product MSVFGDFQRVWVQRFPDSALPAAWEEDVRANLVKHKQKVTALREELEKEEFYVEYLERLLADVERHKQLANNTNLSANISENKQEATAEQLQPQQDSQAAENSLADSSNSTNVGGTSSAPTLTERDDISKFQDKCVSELSSTLGTASKRPKSEIPKSPEKVPELRRNSDPDVPSNYVTVIEVTGSSKKDKNEESLKEEDEKDLEKAINEDDEDGDAEASEEEPYYDSVALDQTGEYVYIDARVPIVNSNNGNKAAPRRPPSLPDSPGNQSNYVNIDYFIQHRAAMDSEDEEGASPAPPILLRALSTDNETGSSDAEPLSLSEGSLESPTPTTPRRQEKSKDREDDRTSMIKCIVNSVVESETVYVECLTVMLQYMKAIRATLTTSQPVISEEEFGTMFYKIPELHALHQTFLDGLRKKTEKWDSKPTIGEQFKIMASNIGLYGAFLHNYGRATDTVRRCSAHSTQFGEITRDIRLRGFPKGPGLSLEDLLHKPVARVQKNALVLHDLLKHTPVNHADHAPLSEALQMTRNFLDEFNIIQTKSMFPSHDRAQRRLVKNSFVVELSDGHRKLRHLFLFNDVIACAKYKASGRDKFTFELKWYVPVAEAAVTEDGVEPREASPANVVALRSQACTVRDQILWEERNDEKRIRLGGRGSEKNRKKLAELEAQLVLASPNLVLRVAHKSQQNRVQNSYTFFLSSEFERSQWVEAVDALQQGGQPPGQLPLSMYELQAWVTACRTFLQTDMGSYLLRSGRDESLLLGDLHLTLLGLTPPGLDRVSDLYIIVEVDSYGHYFKRARSRVAKGQAPLWGETFVVELEGSQNVRILLYEECGTRSLLRGKCIQRLSRSWLQSDQVERALNLGPTSLDVALRFVPSEVTLRRVPSAKPQGLFGAKIQQVCKREKRDVPFIITACVREVERRGVGEVGLYRVSGSASDVARLRKSFESNSYEAEQLLKEVDVHSVTGVLKLYLREMPEALFTDALYPAFLEAFQTGDLSRGAALRRVYDSLPAVNKAIIDFLLAHLVRVNKHEAQNKMSLHNLATVFGPTLLRPGTSNSRSDAKSRDPLAAGTVDVMAQAGILYCFLQLHMQQQNNQSL is encoded by the exons ATGAGCGTGTTCGGGGACTTTCAGCGTGTCTGGGTGCAGCGGTTCCCGGACAGCGCCTTGCCGGCCGCCTGGGAAGAAGACGTTAGAGCGAATCTCGTTAAACACAAGCAGAAG GTGACAGCTTTGAGAGAAGAACTTGAAAAGGAAGAATTTTATGTGGAGTATTTAGAAAGATTACTGGCCGATGTTGAGCGACACAAGCAACTGGCTAACAATACCAATTTAAGTGCGAATATATCTGAGAACAAGCAAGAAGCAACAGCGGAGCAACTGCAGCCTCAACAGGATTCTCAAGCAGCGGAGAATAGCTTGGCGGACTCTTCGAATTCGACAAACGTCGGAGGAACGTCGTCTGCTCCTACTTTGACGGAACGAGATGACATTAGCAAATTTCAGGACAAGTGTGTGTCTGAATTAAGTTCGACTCTCGGCACGGCAAGCAAGAGACCTAAGAGCGAGATACCGAAGAGTCCCGAGAAAGTGCCTGAACTTAGAAGAAACAGTGATCCAGATGTGCCAAGTAATTATGTTACAGTAATTGAAGTCACTGGAAGCtcgaaaaaagataaaaacgaGGAATCTCTCAAGGAGGAAGATGAGaaag ACTTAGAAAAGGCGATCAATGAAGACGATGAGGATGGCGATGCGGAAGCATCAGAAGAAGAGCCTTATTACGATTCAGTAGCCCTGGATCAAACGGGAGAATATGTCTACATTGACGCGCGTGTCCCTATTGTTAACAGCAACAATGGCAACAAAGCAGCACCTCGAAGACCTCCATCTCTGCCAGATTCGCCGGGCAATCAGAGTAATTATGTCAacatcgattattttataca ACATAGAGCGGCGATGGACAGCGAGGACGAAGAGGGTGCCAGTCCAGCACCCCCAATCTTACTACGAGCTCTCAGTACGGACAACGAAACCGGCAGCAGCGACGCCGAACCATTGAGTTTGAGCGAGGGTAGCTTAGAATCACCAACTCCAACGACGCCGCGTAGACAGGAGAAGAGCAAAGATCGCGAAGATGACAGAACGTCGATGATAAAGTGTATCGTGAATTCGGTAGTGGAGAGCGAAACTGTATATGTGGAGTGTTTAACTGTGATGTTACAA TATATGAAAGCAATTAGGGCAACTTTAACGACATCTCAACCAGTCATCTCGGAAGAGGAATTTGGAACAATGTTCTACAAAATTCCGGAACTGCATGCTCTGCATCAGACATTTCTGGACGGTCTTCGAAAGAAGACGGAAAAGTGGGACAGTAAACCTACTATAGGAGAACAATTTAAG ATTATGGCCAGTAATATAGGATTATACGGTGcgtttttacataattacggTCGCGCGACCGACACCGTGCGACGATGCTCTGCCCATTCCACTCAATTTGGAGAGATTACCAGAGACATAAGACTCAGAGGTTTTCCAAAAGGTCCGGGTTTGTCGCTAGAAGATTTGTTACATAAGCCAGTTGCGCGAGTACAAAAGAATGCTTTAGTTTTacat GATCTTCTGAAGCATACGCCAGTCAATCATGCGGATCACGCGCCTCTGTCAGAAGCTCTGCAAATGACCAGAAATTTCTTAGAtgaattcaatattattcaaacaaaGTCCATGTTTCCG AGTCACGACAGAGCTCAACGAAGATTAGTAAAGAATTCATTTGTAGTCGAACTTTCGGACGGTCACAGAAAATTGAgacatctttttctctttaacgACGTAATCGCCTGTGCGAAGTACAAAGCATCCGGCAGGGACAAATTCACGTTCGAATTAAAGTGGTATGTCCCCGTGGCAGAAGCAGCTGTTACGGAAGACGGTGTAGAGCCACGCGAAGCCAGTCCTGCTAATGTGGTAGCTTTGAG aTCGCAAGCGTGTACGGTACGCGATCAGATATTGTGGGAGGAGAGGAACGACGAAAAACGGATCCGACTAGGTGGAAGAGGCTCAGAGAAAAATCGCAAGAAACTCGCCGAGCTCGAGGCACAGCTAGTATTAGCCTCGCCAAACTTGGTTCTTCGCGTCGCGCATAAAAGTCAACAAAACCGGGTGCAGAATTCCTATACCTTCTTTTTGTCCAGCGAGTTTGAACGGTCCCAATGGGTGGAAGCGGTGGACGCGTTACAGCAG GGCGGACAGCCTCCAGGACAACTGCCCTTATCGATGTACGAGTTGCAAGCTTGGGTTACCGCTTGTCGGACGTTTCTGCAGACAGATATGGGCAGCTATTTATTGAGATCGGGGCGCGACGAAAGTTTGCTGCTGGGTGATCTTCATCTAACGCTACTTGGTCTGACTCCGCCAGGTTTAGACAGAGTGAGTGACCTGTATATTATTGTAGAAGTCGACAGCTATGGACACTACTTCAAAAGAGCACGAAGTCGCGTTGCCAAAGGTCAAGCTCCACTTTGGG GCGAGACTTTTGTGGTAGAGTTGGAGGGAAGTCAAAATGTTAGAATCTTGTTGTATGAGGAATGCGGTACACGTTCACTATTACGAGGCAAATGCATTCAGCGGTTGAGCAGATCTTGGTTGCAATCAGATCAGGTGGAAAGGGCACTAAATTTGGGACCCACGTCATTGGATGTAGCGTTACGTTTTGTTCCCAGCGAAGTCACTTTGAGAAGAGTGCCTTCGGCCAAACCGCAAGGCTTATTTGGTGCCAAAATTCAACAAGTGTGCAA ACGAGAGAAACGTGACGTGCCTTTCATCATAACGGCATGCGTGAGAGAAGTGGAGAGACGGGGTGTTGGCGAGGTGGGTTTATATCGGGTGTCCGGCTCGGCATCCGATGTAGCAAGATTACGCAAGTCGTTCGAGAGTAACTCGTATGAAGCAGAGCAGCTGCTTAAAGAG GTGGACGTACATTCGGTGACGGGCGTGCTAAAGCTATACCTTCGCGAAATGCCAGAGGCATTGTTCACTGACGCCCTTTATCCGGCATTCCTGGAGGCCTTCCAAACGGGCGATCTGTCACGGGGTGCTGCTTTGCGCCGCGTCTACGACAGTTTACCTGCCGTCAACAAAGCGATAATCGATTTCCTGCTGGCGCATCTCGTTCGTGTGAACAAGCACGAGGCGCAGAATAAGATGTCGTTGCACAACTTGGCCACAGTGTTTGGACCAACATTGTTACGACCTGGAACAAGTAATTCGCGCAGTGACGCAAAAAGTCGCGATCCTCTCGCCGCCGGTACCGTCGACGTGATGGCGCAGGCCGGCATTCTCTATTGTTTTCTGCAGTTACACATGCAACAACAAAACAACCAATCGCTCTAG
- the Ana3 gene encoding rotatin → MLATAGITSVHVKKLGHTIDEIRLRALDNIISKYDLGFVCDCDAVKREIIQRLFNWFLFELAPQPEKVLNLLLRLAKTDAKSYLNAFGKLKFQNELYELRRKLSPEWYAKLDEIEEAVIHSERNQIDVSNVNKKDSSLNAVCSDFDRYITQTQNYTRYKNKDYERKDHDDLHSVFNLPSILDSTIPLDITLERENGVQVSEMTESGIKWLIMPWQPLVTSDKGVLTAVEEALNNIIDINHILHTCQFITNVMMQDFPAEVFLQRPAIIMILHGLLKSSTNMSETNIRSVVPTVLRTLRKLTRSLKFRIYYYCEPCVANKKQKLLASKLDSNVYTSSEAGDGPDGGLPEANYQAYQSAGTSDRSQSISENVDDSVLQLQQMLLPVYCIESLKLVLNQLSLPVDSTFPLRNIKYITDLTHELVQLLIISIMPNIWLCNDGTALKINADLKALFNLMGEVMEYFENCSNVDYLRITYLHLTTITMRLLSSIVPLELADTVIPNSLKASIANAIMDAPIYLLYPALHSMLLEYTRQFQGANQIELIKLYDETKTVAKSMHAAISVLKGSLEQSPSETLKMLYTSKLSLSYHKNLTIVKIAVKFLQDISRYSLSNEDYALATKLILNLLANGDVNVQHATYVECHILVKNILGVEYNKDKLSWKNLMFLLEPNVLTEIISHGAMSEDSRINEISKDMLVFILKGSIQMGETGWLKTLEALVPVLYLLQCHADTHTVLGQCVTKIFDPDVSNSIQLPFIEVLKGNLRFLYSPNSDIREEALCRLIWLLGKENDSVQKLPRLSSLHGLPLSSLCIFERKTFVKRSEGNYQRSNMLSVLEMLNEPNVDPKIRKSALVQISVMLSDTSLHKLFINQGGLPLILDIFNKALIEKDYINYPDSVIPIISILKLLAFFECSIRHELSLSANVLFNIIRSLFLFPNNECVKTDGAQLLCLLLYSEHIIRVSEKATLMENSIASHISLPYIVVTNMKLPFECKSHWKTSLHRRSDISLLHGNNPVALTFIRQYWAWEWNDGINMLWKSLDDLKNSEITQKLMILEKDFLSLQYSFPQYCCQQQLYNIQNSTAHYSVTCALDYLTMYLKFYKILQRNNEKDMDSLPWEQTFERFLLSHPTSKEDCDLFVDVLIFLQLYLNVTKKGKGSWISKIMKNMTRSLADLFKNLEVDNQNVHQSILKLVRTCSAIEKMQKSNEEPKNTWIKFVEFVVSTLCFGDQQHFYNLAYLDWLLTCLTYLIGQCEWGNHKTLLLSLCNTLIEPIVSFHGAGTVSFMGLSITRNSIICLNHLLHQMQVHFNKNSWIVFWHEEGRSINWLPMLWQNRDPLVRASALQLLAGLMNTVHTASQLLNAIAMAPSDLCHTLLQCIANREEACLVREQACIAFCNMLKNSVTYQCDDSLQSQAIIIYVEQCNIYHEIGILCSNIYTSTTLDAEQSEYQRNNGKITFIQSTQSGCFSLVPRIVSYLYNCQDELQAFSGRDSEITDVDSSIQLIATPSLITAACHLLNNLIFIGLHEVVRQIYEHSIDKYLFGCFKEIPKNNESRKNLSHYADVLEMYINICTVLTNCLTHSNEYTAVVLFSSDSLYTLFCYLNIDLYQAAEPRLMYLRNRLWTEIYNFIAMLSLTEDQHFEAIQNALELCGPETVMVSIYFAIKDSTTDLRMSAIGCLAFLLSQEIQKDSLGKSDVSLLRTTLDTVLDTRVAIENKSNNLRDVISSVNKLSIRDANVHSKKSNESEKKSHSIDKSLNQEHITIGGELCGLLLHLFIAHNYAKSKKNCKQSEDKDLIIGALTNLLYVSKEAKQTALQGNLPETALMILKELYVKLNLQPFELYKKQVEKKTHPLLRDVNSIFILLMNFMYGDANVKESLTKEGLADVVHKLWAWIALNKTVSISALKLLATFTTKCNVAAQSLTLTTILPGSGLRKTPNTLALIHIIIQVVSKEIERAGQIFDNHKMHFAFHILRNAVHVHECRVCISKSNLLQFFTKIHPIITKRVKPWPLVEMYCLEFLIDFTYYEEGQLCVPKATDALDVLIHLAKCSSSSNKVLAISILRNLAFNITNRARLLSSVDFINFLHDIFKNGSPCEINLAGSMLWSLISNNQKGKLIIRSAGFSQSIREALGRFTLSNIDASKQEQELVKILQYVLTILSPVEVKNSGT, encoded by the exons atgttagcCACCGCCGGAATAACATCTgtacatgttaaaaaattag GCCATACAATCGATGAAATACGATTACGAGCTttggataatattatttccaaaTACGATCTTGGTTTCGTATGCGACTGCGACGCTGTCAAAAGAGAGATCATTCAGAGGCTATTCAATTGGTTTTTGTTTGAGCTTGCTCCACAGCCAGAGAAAGTactgaatttattattgcggTTGGCAAAG ACAGATGCAAAAAGTTACTTGAATGCATTTGGCaaattaaagtttcaaaatgAACTTTACGAATTAAGAAGAAAGCTCTCTCCTGAATGGTATGCAAAATTGGACGAAATTGAGGAAGCTGTTATTCATTCAGAAAGAAATCAGATAGATGTctcaaatgtaaataaaaag GATTCGTCTTTAAATGCAGTATGTTCAGACTTTGATAGATATATAACacaaacacaaaattatactagatataaaaataaggattatgaaagaaaagatCATGATGATTTACACAGTGTATTCAATCTGCCATCTATCTTGGATAG TACAATACCACTTGATATAACATTGGAACGCGAGAATGGCGTACAAGTTTCTGAGATGACAGAAAGTGGTATAAAATGGCTAATAATGCCATGGCAGCCACTGGTTACGTCAGACAAAGGAGTACTTACTGCGGTTGAAGAAgctcttaataatattattgatattaatcatatattacatacatgtcaatttataacaaatgttATGATGCAAGATTTTCCAGCAGAGGTTTTTCTTCAACGACCAGCCATAATTATG ATACTTCATGGGCTTCTTAAGTCAAGCACTAACATGTCAGAAACTAACATCAGATCTGTGGTTCCAACTGTGTTAAGAACCTTGCGTAAACTGACGCGGTCTCTAAAGTTTCGTATTTACTATTATTGTGAACCATGTGTGgcaaataaaaagcaaaag tTATTAGCTAGTAAATTGGATAGCAATGTTTACACATCTTCGGAAGCTGGAGATGGTCCGGATGGTGGTTTACCCGAGGCAAACTATCAAGCATATCAATCAGCA GGAACTAGCGATAGGAGTCAGAGtatcagcgaaaatgtcgacgATTCTGTCTTGCAATTGCAACAAATGCTTCTGCCAGTTTATTGTATAGAGTCTCTAAAACTTGTTCTTAATCAGTTAAGTTTACCTGTCGACTCCACTTTTCCTCTACGAAACATCAAGTACATCACAGATTTAACTCACGAATTAGTACAATTgcttataattagtataatgCCGAATATCTGGCTCTGCAATGATGGTACAGCATTGAAGATAAACGCTGATTTGAAAgcgctatttaatttaatgggGGAGGTGATGGAGTACTTTGAAAACTGTAGTAATGTGGATTACTTGAGGATAACATACTTGCATCTTACCACCATTACTATGAGATTATTGAGCAGTATTGTACCATTGGAACTGGCAGACACTGTTATACCAAATAGTTTAAAGGCGTCTATAGCAAATGCTATAATGGATGCTCCGATATACCTATTGTATCCAGCATTACATTCCATGCTCTTGGAATATACTCGT caATTTCAAGGGGCTAATCAGATAgagttgataaaattatatgatgaAACTAAAACTGTTGCAAAGTCTATGCACGCAGCTATCTCTGTATTAAAAGGTTCATTGGAACAATCGCCTTCAGAgactttaaaaatgttatacacATCTAAGTTGAGTTTGtcatatcataaaaatttaactattGTAAAGATTGCTGTAAAGTTTCTACAAGATATTTCGAGATATTCTCTGAGTAATGAAGACTATGCACTAGCAACAAaactgatattaaatttattagcaaATGGAGATGTAAATGTTCAGCATGCGACATATGTCGAGTGCCATATTCtggttaaaaatattttgggaGTAGAATATAACAAAGACAAACTATCATGGAAAAACTTGATGTTTTTACTTGAACCGAATGTTTTGACCGAAATTATCTCTCACGGTGCGATGAGCGAGGATAGTAGg ATAAATGAGATATCAAAAGACATGTTAGTGTTTATTCTGAAAGGAAGCATACAAATGGGCGAAACTGGATGGTTAAAAACTTTAGAAGCTCTTGTTCCTGTACTCTATCTTTTGCAGTGTCATGCTGATACCCATACAGTTTTAGGTCAGTGTGTAACCAAGATATTTGATCCTGATGTTTCCAACAGTATACAATTGCCATTTATCGAg GTGTTAAAAGGCAATTTAAGATTTCTCTATTCACCTAACAGTGATATACGGGAAGAAGCATTATGTCGCTTAATCTGGCTTCTTGGCAAAGAAAATGATTCTGTTCAAAAATTACCACGTTTGTCATCTTTACACGGCTTACCTCTCAGTTCACTCTGCATATTTGAACGTAAAACGTTCGTTAAGCGATCAGAAGGCAATTATCAg aGGAGCAACATGTTGTCAGTATTGGAAATGTTGAATGAACCAAACGTCGATCCGAAAATACGGAAATCCGCATTAGTACAAATTAGCGTGATGCTTTCTGATACTTCTCTGcacaaattattcattaatcaaGGTGGATTGCCTTTAATCTTGGACATTTTCAACAAAGCTCTG ATTGAGAAagactatataaattatccagATTCTGTGATACCAATAATCAGCATATTAAAACTGCTGGCCTTTTTTGAATGTTCTATACGACACGAGTTATCTCTCAGCGCCAATgttctctttaatattataagaa GTCTTTTTCTATTTCCAAACAACGAATGTGTAAAAACCGATGGCGCGCAACTGCTGTGTTTACTTCTTTATAGCGAGCACATTATAAGAGTTAGTGAAAAAGCAACATTAATGGAAAACAGTATTGCATCACATATTTCGTTACCTTATATTGTTGTGACAAATATGAAATTGCCGTTTGAGTGCAAATCTCATTGGAAAACGAGTTTACACAGACGATCTGATATATCAT taCTTCATGGTAACAATCCAGTAGCCTTAACTTTCATTAGACAATATTGGGCATGGGAATGGAATGATGGCATAAATATGTTATGGAAAAGCTTGGATGATTTAAAGAATTCTGAAATCACACAAAAATTGATGATTCTTGAAAAGGATTTCCTCTCTCTGCAATATAGCTTTCCTCAATATTGTTGTCAACAGCAACTCTACAATATCCAAAATTCTACTGCACACTATAGTGTTACATGTGCATTAGATTATCTCACAAt gtatctaaaattttacaaaatactacaacgtaataatgaaaaagatatgGATTCACTACCTTGGGAACAAACGTTCGAacgatttttattatcacatcCCACTAGTAAAGAGGACTGCGACTTATTTGTAGACGTTTTAatctttttgcaattatatctaaatgtgacgaaaaaag GAAAAGGATCGTGGATCAGTAAGATTATGAAAAACATGACAAGGTCGTTGGCAGATTTATTTAAGAACTTGGAAGTCGATAATCAGAATGTACATCAATCTATACTTAAATTAGTACGTACATGTTCCGCGATCGAAAAGATGCAGAAATCCAATGAGGAACCTAAGAATACTTGGATTAAATTTGTAGAGTTTGTTGTTTCGACACTATGTTTCGGAGATCAGcaacatttttacaatctcG cATATCTCGATTGGTTGCTAACatgtttaacatatttaatcgGACAATGCGAATGGGGAAATCATAAGACCTTATTATTGTCTCTTTGCAACACGCTTATAGAACCAATTGTGTCCTTTCATGGTGCTGGTACAGTTAGTTTTATGGGTTTATCGATAACAAGAAACTCAATAATATGTCTTAATCACTTGTTACATCAGATGCAagtgcattttaataaaaat tcATGGATAGTATTTTGGCATGAAGAGGGTCGCTCTATTAATTGGTTGCCTATGTTATGGCAAAATCGAGATCCCTTGGTACGCGCTTCGGCTTTGCAATTACTGGCAGGTCTGATGAACACAGTACACACTGCGTCGCAACTTCTAAATGCAATTGCTATGGCGCCGAGTGATCTATGTCATACATTACTTCAATGCATCGCGAACAGAGAAGAAGCTTGTTTAGTTAGAGAACAAGCATGTATCGCATTTTGCAATATGCTGAAGAATTCGGTGACTTATCAATGT GATGATTCTTTACAATCACAAgccattataatatatgtcgaGCAATGCAATATCTATCATGAAATTGGTATCCTGTGTTCCAACATTTATACGTCGACCACTTTAGATGCAGAACAGTCGgaatatcaaagaaataatgGCAAAATAACTTTCATACAGAGTACGCAATCTGGTTGTTTTTCACTGGTACCGCGCATCGTATCATATCTATACAACTGTCAGGATGAATTACAAGCat TTTCCGGCAGAGATTCGGAAATAACAGACGTGGATAGTTCTATTCAGTTAATCGCGACACCTTCGCTCATTACAGCTGCTTGTCATTTattgaacaatttaatattcatcgGACTACACGAAGTAGTTCGACAAATTTATGAACATTCTATTGATAAGTATTTATTTGg GTGTTTTAAAGAAATTCCAAAAAATAACGAAAGCAGGAAGAATTTAAGCCATTATGCCGATGTATTGGAAATGTATATTAACATCTGTACAGTTCTAACAAATTGCCTTACGCACAGCAACGAATACACAGCGGTCGTTCTTTTTTCCTCGGACTCGCTTTACACTTTATTCtgctatttaaatatagatttgtatc aagCTGCCGAACCACGCTTGATGTACCTACGCAATAGACTGTGGACGGAAATCTATAACTTTATAGCTATGCTTTCATTAACGGAAGACCAACATTTCGAAGCCATTCAAAACGCGCTGGAATTATGCGGGCCAGAAACTGTAATGGTTTCCATTTATTTTGCGATAAAAGACTCGACGACAGATCTGAGAATGAGTGCCATCGGTTGTTTAGCCTTTCTACTCTCCCAGGAGATTCAGAAAGACTCGCTGGGGAAAAGCGACGTCTCTTTATTACGGACAACACTCGATACGGTACTCGATACGCGTGTCGCAATTGAAAACAAGAGCAATAATTTGCGAGACGTCATATCCAGCGTGAACAAATTGTCGATAAGAGATGCGAACGTGCATTCCAAAAAATCGAacgaaagtgaaaaaaaatcacattcgATAGACAAATCACTGAATCAAGAACATATTACAATAGGAGGTGAATTATGCGGGCTCTTGCTACATCTTTTCATTGCTCATAATTATGCGAAAtccaaaaaaaattgcaaacagTCGGAGGATAAAGATCTTATTATAGGTGCACTGACTAATTTATTGTATGTGTCGAAGGAAGCAAAACAAACTGCACTGCAGGGTAATCTTCCTGAGACGGCATTGATGATTCTCAAAGAACTGTATGTTAAGTTAAATCTTCAACCATTTGAACTTTATAAGAAACAAGTAGAAAAGAag ACTCATCCTCTGTTACGTGATGTGAACAGTATTTTCATACTTCTGATGAACTTTATGTATGGAGATGCAAACGTTAAGGAAAGCCTAACGAAGGAAGGTTTAGCAGATGTAGTGCACAAACTATGGGCCTGGATagcattaaataaaacagtgtCAATATCTGCCTTGAAATTGTTGGCGACATTCACAACAAAATGTAACGTTG CCGCGCAATCTTTAACATTAACTACAATATTGCCGGGAAGCGGATTAAGGAAAACGCCAAATACGCTCGCGTTGATACACATTATCATACAAGTGGTGAGCAAAGAAATCGAAAGAGCTGGTCAAATTTTCGATAATCACAAGATGCACTTtgcttttcatattttacgaaatgCGGTGCATGTTCACGAGTGTAGAGTCTGTATTTCAAAG agtaatcttcttcaattttttactaaaatacatCCTATTATTACTAAAAGGGTAAAGCCGTGGCCATTAGTAGAGATGTATTGcctagaatttttaatagattttactTATTATGAAGAAGGACAGTTATGTGTACCAAAG gCTACTGATGCTCTAGATGTTTTAATACACTTGGCAAAGTGTTCATCATCATCGAACAAAGTTCTCGCAATATCGATTCTACGCAATTTAGCATTCAACATAACGAACAGAGCTCGACTCCTTAGTTCAg tggactttatcaattttttacacgatatctttaaaaatggaTCGCCTTGCGAAATCAACTTGGCCGGTTCTATGTTATGGTCCTTAATCAGCAATAATCAAAAGGGAAAACTCATTATTAGAAGCGCAGGATTTTCACAGAGCATTCGAGAAGCTCTTGGTAGATTTACATTGTCGAATATTGATGCCAGTAAACAGGAGCAGGAACTAGTCAAGATTCTGCAGTATGTTCTCACCATTCTCAGCCCAGTCGAAGTAAAGAACAGTggcacataa